The Colletotrichum destructivum chromosome 7, complete sequence genome contains the following window.
ggcatcgccgaggccaccaTCACGCCGGCCTTCATGTTCCTCACCTCGACCTGGTACACCCGCGACGAGATCCCGACCCGCACCGGCATCTGGTTCGCCGGGAacagcgtcggcggcctcgtcgcctccttcgtcgccttcggcttcggccacatctccaacgacgacaaggtcgGCCCCTGGCGCTGGATGtacatcgtcctcggcgtcctgaCCTTCGTCTGGGCCTTTGTTCTCTGGATCTGGCTGCCCGACACCATCTCCAAGGCGCGCTTCCTCACGGCCGACGAGCGCCGCTACGCCGccgaccgcgtcgtcgtcgccggcaccggctcgacggagaagacggcctgGAAGTGGGACCAGGTCAAGGAGTGCTTcgtcgaccccaagaccTGGTTCATCTTCGGCCTCGAGATCATCACGCAGATTCCCAACGGCGGCACCCAGAACTTCGCCAATCTCGTCATCAAGTCGTTCGGCTTTACGAGCCTGCAGTCGACCCTCATCAACATCCCCTACTCGCTTCTCTCggccggcatcatcgccggtACCGGCTGGCTCGCGGGTCGCTACCGCAAGATGAACTGcatcctcatcgccatcatcgtgcTGCCGTgcatcaccggcgccgccatcatctaCTCCCGCGACAGCGTCAGCAGCGGCGTTCAGCTGTTCGCCTACTTCCTCCTGTCCCCCGGCCCGGCCGCCATGCCGCTCGCCATGTCGCTCGTCCAGGCCAACTACCGCGGCGTCACCAAGAAGATGACCATGTCGGCGTTGCTGTTCCTGGCCTACTGCGCCGGCAACATTGCCGGCCCCCAGTTcttcaaggccgccgaggagcccCACTACAACACGGCCTTCCGCACCATCATGATCTGCTACGCGCTCGTCGTGGTCCTGGCGCTCGGCCTGAGGTTCTACCTGCAGTGGATGAACGCCAAGCgcaccaaggaggaggggtaCGAGGGCAGCGCCGGAGGTGCGGGTGCTGTCGGTGGTGGCAAGGTGATGCAGGCGGACGGAAACGCCAATGATGTTGCGGATATGGTTGACCGGGTCGAGCTGCGGCCCGAAGACTATGAGGATGTGACCGATTGGAAGACTGCCGGCTTCAGGTATCGCCTTTGAAAGAAAGACTTTGCGTGGGCGGGTGGTGTTGTATTTagagacgaagccgagg
Protein-coding sequences here:
- a CDS encoding Putative major facilitator superfamily, MFS transporter superfamily — its product is MAALFKRATTRWRSRDATLCEPVTNPGSLADHHDDHGEGQSLIANMESSSDAQQHPPAEARDGERQHIDSGMAKKIVRKIDRNIIPLLFITYMFNFMDKTILSSASVFGLRNDTNLKGQNYSWVSSIFYFGYFAWTYPTSILIARLPVAKYMTANTFFWGAVVALTAACRNYGGLLTVRFLLGIAEATITPAFMFLTSTWYTRDEIPTRTGIWFAGNSVGGLVASFVAFGFGHISNDDKVGPWRWMYIVLGVLTFVWAFVLWIWLPDTISKARFLTADERRYAADRVVVAGTGSTEKTAWKWDQVKECFVDPKTWFIFGLEIITQIPNGGTQNFANLVIKSFGFTSLQSTLINIPYSLLSAGIIAGTGWLAGRYRKMNCILIAIIVLPCITGAAIIYSRDSVSSGVQLFAYFLLSPGPAAMPLAMSLVQANYRGVTKKMTMSALLFLAYCAGNIAGPQFFKAAEEPHYNTAFRTIMICYALVVVLALGLRFYLQWMNAKRTKEEGYEGSAGGAGAVGGGKVMQADGNANDVADMVDRVELRPEDYEDVTDWKTAGFRYRL